The following coding sequences lie in one Futiania mangrovi genomic window:
- a CDS encoding PilN domain-containing protein, translated as MTGLSARLKRDPRRSHGPLTEALAHVPAPFSNGTVRLSPDGAGYLVAGPGGATLAHLDPAAPDRKVVRTVKRARAVYLDLDEASLIAVTATLPAAASEDVREAVALRMAELTPFTEDEVIFDTGAPRALGPDRIAVPVYAVPRNILKAHGTALAALGIGLDGATSSAAVPDEAPFLPDFAPETRRRRARRNAWLLAGGLLILAAGAAALSHVEGERQQTQIAQLRAAVSTLRDEMLQAQALDDDIARLSARLRAPAERRAGEISPLMLLDAVAAALPDEAYLTDARWTGAEITLRGLAQDASALLAPLEASPLLSDVRLSAPISRDPGQALERFSISAQIGVRGERP; from the coding sequence ATGACCGGCCTGTCCGCCCGCCTGAAACGCGATCCGCGGCGGTCGCATGGCCCGCTCACCGAGGCGCTTGCGCATGTGCCCGCGCCCTTCTCGAACGGCACGGTCCGCCTGAGCCCTGACGGCGCTGGCTACTTGGTGGCCGGGCCCGGCGGCGCGACGCTTGCGCACCTCGACCCCGCAGCCCCCGACCGGAAGGTTGTGCGCACCGTAAAGCGCGCGCGGGCCGTGTACCTCGACCTGGACGAGGCGTCGCTGATCGCCGTCACCGCCACCCTTCCTGCCGCGGCAAGCGAGGACGTGCGGGAGGCGGTCGCGCTGCGCATGGCCGAACTGACGCCATTCACCGAGGACGAGGTCATCTTCGACACGGGCGCGCCGCGCGCCCTCGGTCCTGACCGGATCGCGGTCCCGGTTTATGCCGTACCCCGGAATATCCTGAAGGCGCACGGGACGGCGCTCGCGGCCCTGGGCATAGGGCTGGATGGCGCGACGTCGAGTGCCGCCGTTCCCGATGAAGCGCCCTTCCTGCCAGACTTCGCGCCCGAAACCCGCCGGCGCAGGGCGCGGCGCAACGCCTGGCTGCTTGCGGGCGGGCTGCTGATCCTTGCAGCGGGGGCAGCCGCGCTGTCGCATGTCGAGGGAGAGCGCCAGCAGACGCAGATTGCGCAGCTGAGGGCAGCCGTCTCCACCCTGAGAGACGAGATGCTTCAGGCCCAGGCGCTGGACGACGACATCGCCCGGCTCTCCGCACGCCTGCGGGCCCCGGCAGAACGGCGCGCCGGTGAGATCTCGCCCCTGATGTTGCTGGATGCCGTCGCCGCTGCGCTTCCCGACGAGGCCTATCTGACGGATGCACGGTGGACAGGCGCGGAGATCACGCTTCGCGGGCTGGCGCAGGATGCCTCGGCGCTGCTCGCACCTCTCGAGGCCTCGCCACTCCTGTCGGACGTGAGGCTTTCTGCCCCGATATCCCGCGACCCGGGCCAGGCCCTCGAAAGGTTTTCGATCTCCGCCCAGATCGGAGTGCGGGGGGAGCGGCCATGA
- a CDS encoding PulJ/GspJ family protein, translating to MNGQSGMTLLEVLVGLMVLALTGLLLSGAFTFGQRAWSRGPDRAEPARIRIETAATLRNLIAQAAAPVPGSGTMRFSGEPDRLTLATHHGLALGGGRPREVEIYRDPTLDTLQLRIAGEERPLMLIEGISSLRFRYFGRDSRSAETWAGQSVLPRRLEAEIDFADGQPPLWLAVTLGGRYAADCVVLGRAACAGARP from the coding sequence ATGAACGGACAGAGCGGAATGACCCTGCTGGAGGTACTTGTCGGCCTGATGGTGCTGGCGCTGACAGGCCTGCTGCTATCGGGTGCCTTCACCTTCGGTCAGCGGGCGTGGAGCCGGGGCCCGGACCGGGCCGAACCGGCGCGTATCCGGATCGAGACGGCGGCGACGCTCCGCAACCTGATCGCGCAGGCCGCCGCGCCCGTGCCCGGCAGCGGGACGATGCGTTTTTCAGGCGAACCCGACCGCCTGACCCTTGCAACTCACCACGGGCTGGCGCTTGGCGGCGGGAGACCGCGCGAGGTCGAGATCTATCGCGACCCAACCCTCGACACCCTGCAACTGCGGATTGCCGGGGAGGAGCGTCCGCTCATGCTCATTGAGGGGATATCGAGCCTTCGCTTCCGGTATTTCGGGCGGGACAGCCGATCGGCGGAAACCTGGGCCGGCCAGTCCGTTCTGCCCCGCCGGCTGGAGGCGGAAATCGACTTCGCCGACGGGCAGCCCCCGCTCTGGCTGGCCGTGACCCTGGGGGGACGGTACGCGGCGGATTGCGTGGTATTGGGCCGCGCCGCCTGCGCCGGAGCGCGCCCATGA
- a CDS encoding type IV pilus modification PilV family protein, giving the protein MRSDAGFSLLEAVIGFAVAALALVPLLQVYASSGQAGQRSAALLTAVELAETAIGRFDAAPAPGTQAPVVERGLEWVLSASPLSGEGTGARLLRVTVTVRTPESQRPVHVLTTLRHVPPAGAAGGRPG; this is encoded by the coding sequence CTCTCCTGGAGGCAGTGATCGGCTTTGCCGTCGCCGCGCTTGCGCTGGTGCCGCTCCTCCAGGTCTATGCATCTTCGGGACAGGCGGGCCAGCGCAGTGCGGCGCTGCTGACCGCGGTCGAACTGGCCGAGACCGCGATCGGCCGTTTCGACGCCGCCCCCGCCCCCGGCACGCAAGCGCCGGTCGTGGAAAGAGGGCTCGAATGGGTCTTGTCTGCCAGCCCGCTCTCGGGCGAGGGCACCGGCGCGCGGCTGCTGCGCGTCACGGTCACGGTGCGCACGCCGGAGAGCCAACGCCCGGTCCATGTGCTGACGACGCTGCGGCATGTCCCGCCGGCCGGAGCGGCGGGAGGGCGCCCCGGATGA